Proteins co-encoded in one Lineus longissimus chromosome 11, tnLinLong1.2, whole genome shotgun sequence genomic window:
- the LOC135496391 gene encoding F-actin-uncapping protein LRRC16A-like isoform X9: MEINIPKDVLEAVNNVLDNRIKYPIKRLVRMDTKQDKIEHKVAVFSNSRIFILAARSPSKVEQSVHFFSIRGLESKKPNQLVISLDDDGRSNETKNLYFRTMEGETDEVNTMVAHVAVSLKQVFPGVAIERLIKTIDVAPASRLDAMYTSLKELELKDIGPCGGFTSMYNFMCDYHSLMQREEVTWDVDTIYLSNGTKELSLGDFDHLDNKDLTPIISSLRHNPWFTVINSSGTKLITDNMNELIKVMKKNKVIEELHLASVGVKFEFANRLSTALLSNSGSPLHTLDISGNQIEDRGIIHLASPLGKLSKGIVKLNLARCNLTPKGINRLAESLGSNKFTSSTLTTLCLAGNSLRGDDITSFCNFLAQPNAIVNLDLSDTECALDILCGALIRGCTQSLSDVNLSGNVFTNKKVKDICVPPSWKQFFAAAMSLEKVNLSNCKLPAEALKALITGIGTNRNIQELDLDISSNEFRSAGAHIIQGNIAEITNIASLDISDNGFDVELIGIVSWISKNKSIKKLSIGKNFSNIRARSSVQAQAKKVIKREEILLNRQHVSQVLESVVQMIQEDDSPIQTLSLAGSKLKNDIALLINAMGSNTSLTKIDISGNNMGDYGARMLAKALQINTKLQTIYWDQNNTTAQGFHDVANALKNNYTLKYMPTPVCDASKCTNERAQAALEKIESLLHRNHSPRKFNSDKSFRLQHGFLISSSLQMVDRLVLQIQETIAALSKDPNTQTAAKVERAKQIIKDAENSKHLLLKLQEVALLSEEKGSMLDTTLATMTDDLKKVLEDQLERNLTDMLKSAEEQCPTVMEADEESKEEIMMACNEKSALPKNYVKGLIIHQVGTDMFNKMSEINLNVAAYMSDRITDTVLEQLTACHRSLVDCLNSMISSQPDVKVDESDNNEEIIKDKDAEITGEGDLLRLVLKASSSKYSEKRKSYLSRRVRPQSFVDPQFGDTDNDSHAVEKHVHEVVKEDKARKKPIVKVKQHDEADGERADVVLDLPALSSHQPSLGASTVTKGRPRATRTVRPSTRPPRPTPSNDEDRVDEGMDAFFESTKVDREFVQLPNKPEEDKPEKTKFEEVKPAKKTGKTNFFHKSKEPKEELSPPEKTETKEKSPAKAGGFSLGGLIGRKRSNKEVTKSASPAKDVTKKEEAVAEVSEKPDEEEAKEPERKPVSVPKMALPGMGKGLGGGNLMAEMARKREEREKREAKLETSGANSGNGKNSQEMKPRPVAALRSKDMADGEKPVPKPRPNSKRVSDGIDGKPAITKDKPALLPPKPAARAKKPSPAKEIPGERPLSMYAKPAGDSSVITKKSRDSASPDEELDGDEELDRDEKEERVSSTGSHDSGEAEMKHEIDIQVKQEVTAIVTEKENVMKDSEDSEEDDIENNNERAEDKLKPEEEKPSAPTHKVDLFDENEDDATPV, from the exons GAGATTAATCAAGACGATAGATGTTGCCCCTGCCAGCCGACTTGATGCTATGTACACCTCCTTGAAGGAGCTTGAGTTGAAGGATATCGGACCATGTGGGGGCTTCACTTCCATGTATAACTTCATGTGTGACTACCATAGCCTCATGCAACGAGAGGAGGTCACATGG GATGTTGATACCATCTACCTCTCCAATGGGACCAAGGAGCTTTCACTTGGTGACTTTGACCACTTAGACAATAA GGACTTGACGCCGATAATCTCCTCCCTGCGACACAATCCGTGGTTCACCGTCATAAACTCAAGTGGCACCAAGTTG ATCACAGACAATATGAACGAGTTGATAAAAGTCATGAAGAAGAATAAGGTGATAGAGGAGTTGCATCTTGCCAGTGTTGGCGTCAAATT TGAATTTGCCAACCGATTGTCCACAGCCTTGCTATCAAACTCAGGTAGTCCTCTCCACACGCTGGATATCTCAGGCAATCAAATTGAAGACAGAG GTATCATTCACCTTGCCAGTCCCCTCGGAAAACTCAGTAAAGGAATCGTGAAACTAAACCTCGCCCGATGCAACCTCACCCCCAAGGGTATCAATCGACTCGCCGAGAGCCTTGGCTCGAACAAGTTCACATCGAGTACGCTAACGACACTCTGTCTAGCTGGAAACTCACTGAGGGGCGATGATATAACT AGTTTCTGTAACTTCCTTGCTCAACCTAATGCCATTGTCAACTTAGACCTATCAGATACGGAATGTGCTCTAGATATT cTATGCGGTGCTTTGATACGCGGATGTACACAGAGTTTGAGTGATGTCAATCTCTCTGGTAACGTCTTCACAAACAAGAAGGTCAAGGACATCTgcgtgccgccatcttggaaacaatTCTTTGCAGCTGCCATGTCACTCGAAAAAGTCAATCTGTCCAACTGTAAACTACCTGCTGAGGCATTGAA AGCCCTAATCACCGGCATTGGTACCAACAGGAATATACAAGAGTTGGACTTGGACATCAGCAGTAACGAGTTCAGGTCAGCCGGGGCGCACATCATTCAGGGCAACATTGCGGAGATAACGAATATTGCATCGCTAGATATTAGTGACAACG GCTTTGATGTTGAGCTGATTGGGATAGTGAGCTGGATATCAAAAAATAAATCCATCAAGAAGCTGTCCATAGGAAAGAATTTCTCTAATATTCGAGCGAG GAGTTCTGTTCAAGCCCAGGCAAAAAAAGTGATAAAACGAGAGGAGATCTTGTTGAACAGACA ACACGTGTCTCAGGTGCTAGAAAGTGTGGTGCAAATGATTCAAGAGGATGACTCG CCAATTCAAACGCTGTCATTAGCTGGTTCTAAGCTGAAGAACGATATTGCCCTCCTCATCAATGCCATGGGAAGTAACACGAGCCTCACCAAGATTGATATAAG CGGAAACAACATGGGCGACTACGGTGCGAGGATGTTAGCCAAGGCGCTCCAGATCAACACTAAACTGCAGACCATATACTGGGATCAGAACAACACCACTGCCCAGGGCTTCCATGATGTTGCAAATGCACTTAAAAA TAACTACACATTGAAGTACATGCCCACTCCAGTCTGTGACGCTTCCAAGTGCACCAATGAACGGGCACAGGCGGCTTTAGAAAAG ATTGAGTCCTTGCTGCACAGAAACCACAGCCCAAGGAAATTCAACAGTGATAAGTCTTTTAGACTACAACATGGCTTCCTCATCAGCTCAAGCCTACAG ATGGTTGATCGCTTGGTGCTACAGATCCAGGAGACTATCGCCGCACTCAGCAAGGATCCGAACACGCAGACGGCTGCCAAGGTGGAGAGGGCAAAACAGATCATAAAAGATGCAGAGAATTCAAAACAT TTACTGCTGAAGCTACAAGAAGTTGCACTCTTGTCTGAGGAGAAGGGCAGCATGCTGGACACGACACTCGCAACCATGACAGATGATCTCAAGAAAGTTTTAGAAGACCAACTGGAG CGAAATCTAACAGACATGTTGAAATCCGCTGAAGAACAATGTCCAACTGTGATGGAAGCTGATGAAGAGTCGAAAGAAGAGATCATGATGGCCTGCAACGAGAAGTCTGCCCTGCCCAAGAACTACGTGAAGGGCTTGATTATACACCAGGTTGGCACTGATATGTTCAATAAAATGAG TGAAATCAACCTGAATGTAGCGGCGTACATGTCTGACCGAATCACTGATACGGTGCTAGAACAGCTGACGGCATGCCATAGGAGCTTA GTTGATTGTTTGAATTCGATGATCAGCAGTCAACCAGACGTCAAGGTGGACGAGTCTGATAATAATGAGGAGATTATCAAAGACAAAGATGCGGAGATCACTGGCGAGGGAGAT CTTCTGCGCctagttttgaaagct TCTTCTTCGAAATACAGCGAGAAGAGGAAAAGTTATCTCAGCCGTCGCGTGCGGCCACAGTCGTTTGTAG ATCCTCAGTTTGGCGACACCGATAACGACTCGCATGCAGTCGAAAAACATGTGCATGAAGTGGTAAAGGAAGATAAAG CTCGCAAGAAGCCAATAGTCAAGGTCAAGCAGCATGATGAAGCTGACG GAGAAAGAGCAGACGTCGTACTTGACTTGCCGGCCTTATCTTCCCATCAGCCAAGCCTCGGTGCTTCAACCGTAACAAAGGGTCGCCCACGGGCAACTCGGACAGTACGCCCGTCGACCCGACCTCCACGTCCGACCCCGAGTAACGATGAAGACAGAGTGGATGAAGGAATGGACGCGTTCTTTGAATCGACAAAAGTTGACAGGGAATTCGTTCAGTTACCGAATAAACCTGAGGAAGACAAACCGGAAAAAACAAAGTTTGA GGAAGTCAAACCAGCAAAAAAAACTGGAAAAACGAACTTTTTTCACAAAAGTAAAGAACCTAAAGAGGAGTTATCGCCACCGGAAAAGACGGAAACGAAGGAGAAAAG CCCCGCCAAAGCTGGTGGTTTTagcctcggcggactaattGGAAGGAAGAGGTCGAATAAGGAGGTGACCAAGTCGGCCTCTCCAGCTAAAGATGTCACAAAGAAGGAGGAAGCCGTGGCTGAAGTCAGTGAGAAGCCAGACGAAG AAGAGGCAAAAGAACCTGAACGGAAACCTGTGTCTGTTCCTAAGATGGCCTTGCCAGGGATGGGCAAGGGGCTGGGAGGTGGAAACCTCATGGCTGAGATGGCCAGGAAACGTGAAGAAAGGGAGAAGAGG GAAGCAAAGTTGGAAACTAGTGGTGCTAACAGTGGCAATGGTAAAAATAGCCAGGAAATGAAGCCCAGACCTGTGGCAGCATTACGTTCTAAGGATATGGCAGACGGGGAAAAACCTGTGCCAAAGCCACGGCCTAACAGCAAGAGGGTCTCAG ATGGGATTGATGGAAAACCAGCAATTACAAAAGACAAACCCGCCCTTCTTCCACCAAAACCAGCCGCTAGGGCCAAGAAGCCCAGCCCCGCAAAGGAGATCCCAG GAGAACGACCCCTATCAATGTATGCCAAGCCTGCAGGGGACAGCTCCGTAATCACCAAAAAAAGTCGGGACTCTGCATCGCCAGATGAAGAATTAGACGGAGATGAAGAATTAGACCGAGATGAGAAGGAGGAAAGGGTTTCGAGTACAGGTAGCCATGACAGTGGGGAAGCTGAGATGaaacatgaaattgatatcCAG GTCAAGCAAGAGGTCACGGCTATTgtcactgaaaaagaaaatgtcatgaaaGACTCTGAGGATTCAGAGGAAGATGACATTGAAAATAATAACGAAAGGGCGGAAGATAAGTTGAAACCTGAAGAAGAGAAACCCAGCGCTCCGACCCACAAGGTGGActtatttgatgaaaatgaggATGATGCCACTCCTGTGTGA